A single genomic interval of Saccharospirillum mangrovi harbors:
- a CDS encoding glycosyltransferase → MSRVQLSVVIPTYNEVDNIAALVQRLRQVLTDHHWEVIFVDDDSPDGTLAAIQALAADDARIRYIHRQGRRGLNSACKEGILAASGDCIAVMDADLQHDERVLPSMLAQAQQHDLVVASRYIGSGGVSDWSRFRLLISRAATWLSRVFVRHQLSDPMSGFFLMRRDFALRGVDQIDSDGFKILLELVAKAPSSTRVAEVPYVFRSRLAGESKLDSRVALQLLAFLLKHRFGQRFPFELCLYALVGGLGVSVHLGVLGGLHKIVGLDFRLAQALAILLAMTSNFYLNNWLTFANSQRRHASTLRALLSYGLVCSMGAGLSYLVSVFLYAHATPWWLASFSGILAGFFWNYQAARLWVWCRA, encoded by the coding sequence GTGTCCAGGGTTCAGTTGTCGGTAGTCATTCCGACTTATAACGAAGTCGACAATATCGCGGCTCTGGTGCAGCGGTTGCGCCAGGTTCTCACCGACCACCACTGGGAAGTCATCTTTGTGGACGATGATTCACCCGACGGCACGCTGGCAGCGATTCAGGCGTTGGCCGCAGACGACGCGCGGATTCGCTACATTCACCGCCAAGGCCGACGCGGCCTGAATTCGGCGTGCAAGGAGGGCATCTTGGCTGCGAGCGGTGACTGCATCGCCGTTATGGACGCCGATTTGCAGCACGATGAGCGCGTTCTGCCCTCAATGCTGGCGCAGGCGCAGCAGCACGATCTGGTGGTTGCCAGTCGCTATATCGGCAGCGGCGGCGTATCGGACTGGTCCAGATTCCGGCTGTTGATCAGTCGCGCGGCCACCTGGCTCAGCCGAGTCTTTGTGCGCCATCAACTGAGCGATCCGATGAGTGGTTTCTTTCTGATGCGGCGGGATTTTGCGCTGCGCGGTGTCGATCAGATCGACAGCGACGGTTTTAAAATTCTGCTGGAACTGGTCGCCAAAGCGCCGTCTTCGACTCGAGTGGCGGAAGTGCCCTATGTGTTTCGCAGCCGGCTCGCCGGTGAAAGCAAACTCGACAGCCGCGTCGCCTTACAGTTGCTGGCGTTTCTGTTGAAGCATCGGTTCGGCCAGCGCTTTCCGTTCGAATTGTGTCTGTATGCCTTGGTCGGTGGACTGGGCGTGTCGGTGCATCTGGGCGTTTTGGGCGGGTTGCACAAAATCGTCGGTCTGGATTTCCGGTTGGCTCAGGCGTTAGCCATCCTGCTGGCGATGACCAGTAATTTTTATCTGAACAACTGGCTGACTTTTGCCAACTCGCAACGCCGTCATGCCAGCACGCTGCGTGCCTTGTTGTCTTACGGTCTGGTGTGTTCGATGGGCGCGGGTTTGAGCTATCTGGTGTCGGTGTTTCTCTACGCACACGCTACGCCGTGGTGGTTGGCCAGTTTCTCTGGCATCCTTGCCGGCTTTTTCTGGAATTACCAAGCGGCGAGGCTGTGGGTGTGGTGTCGGGCGTAA
- the nrdB gene encoding class Ia ribonucleoside-diphosphate reductase subunit beta has protein sequence MSYKTFNQADFDPFSQPMFFGETVNVARYDQQKYSIFEKLIEKQLSFFWRPEEVDLSGDRKDFIALPEHEQHIFLSNLKYQTLLDSVQGRSPNVALLPIVSLPELETWIETWAFSETIHSRSYTHIMRNVLTEPGKVFDDIVANPAIVARATSVTRYYDELIAQTQRFQTASDAWRAGSEGKAALRELKRALYRTMVSVNVLEAIRFYVSFACSFAFAERSKMEGNAKIIRFIARDEALHLTGTQHMLNLMAKGQDDPEMGEIAAEEQQTLIQIFKEAAEQEREWAKYLFKDGSMIGLNADILGQYVEHITDQRLAALGQQPLFGAPKNPLPWMDAWLQSDSVQVAPQETEITTYLVGAIHSDVDADALGDFEL, from the coding sequence ATGAGTTACAAAACATTCAACCAGGCCGATTTCGATCCGTTCAGCCAACCGATGTTCTTCGGTGAAACGGTCAACGTGGCGCGTTACGACCAGCAGAAATATTCGATTTTTGAAAAACTGATCGAAAAACAATTGTCGTTTTTCTGGCGTCCGGAAGAAGTCGATCTGAGCGGCGACCGCAAAGATTTCATCGCTCTGCCGGAACACGAACAGCACATCTTTTTGAGCAACCTGAAATACCAGACACTGCTCGACAGCGTGCAAGGCCGTTCACCGAACGTTGCCCTGTTGCCGATCGTTTCCTTGCCGGAACTGGAAACCTGGATTGAAACCTGGGCGTTCAGCGAAACCATTCATTCGCGTTCTTACACCCACATCATGCGCAATGTGTTGACCGAGCCGGGCAAGGTGTTCGACGACATCGTTGCCAACCCGGCCATCGTCGCCCGTGCGACCTCGGTAACGCGTTATTACGACGAACTGATTGCCCAAACCCAGCGCTTCCAGACCGCCAGCGACGCCTGGCGCGCCGGCAGTGAAGGCAAAGCGGCGCTGCGCGAATTAAAGCGCGCTTTGTACCGCACCATGGTGTCGGTCAACGTGCTCGAAGCGATTCGTTTTTACGTCAGTTTCGCCTGCAGTTTCGCTTTCGCCGAACGCTCCAAAATGGAAGGCAACGCCAAAATCATTCGCTTTATTGCGCGCGATGAAGCACTGCATTTAACCGGCACTCAGCACATGTTGAACCTGATGGCTAAAGGTCAGGACGATCCGGAAATGGGCGAGATTGCCGCCGAAGAACAACAGACCTTGATTCAGATTTTCAAAGAGGCCGCCGAGCAGGAACGCGAGTGGGCCAAGTATCTGTTTAAAGACGGTTCAATGATTGGTTTGAACGCCGACATTCTCGGCCAGTACGTTGAGCACATTACCGATCAGCGTCTGGCGGCGCTCGGTCAGCAGCCGTTGTTCGGCGCACCGAAAAACCCGCTGCCGTGGATGGACGCCTGGCTGCAAAGCGACTCAGTTCAGGTCGCGCCGCAGGAAACCGAAATCACCACCTATCTGGTTGGTGCCATTCATTCGGATGTTGATGCCGACGCACTCGGAGACTTCGAGTTGTGA
- a CDS encoding response regulator transcription factor has product MTRILWVEDQSHWIDRFKPVLEATDFGVEPTQVTTFKFAEAACQHIRATDAPPDVALLDAHMGGNSHAGLQVSRALQKRWPEVPVLYLSEHAGTDIEQQAFEQNGTLDFIAKHQRNVEAVLCWRIRAVLRQRQHQQPAIGTVTPLHPADTLRSGALSIDTRTWEVFWRGTRLMNPTNARRPLAPTPRKILRFLVEAAPSPLSTRQIVDKLDADPERFSYANYRQHIRTLRRAFDQAEGEPNAFSERCRQGEGIVTFGDEESYCWRPYD; this is encoded by the coding sequence ATGACACGCATTCTCTGGGTGGAAGACCAAAGTCACTGGATCGATCGCTTCAAGCCGGTGCTCGAAGCGACTGACTTTGGCGTGGAACCGACCCAGGTCACCACCTTCAAATTTGCCGAAGCCGCTTGCCAACATATTCGCGCAACGGATGCACCGCCGGATGTGGCGTTGCTCGACGCCCACATGGGTGGCAACAGCCATGCGGGTTTGCAGGTGTCGCGCGCGTTGCAAAAACGCTGGCCGGAGGTGCCGGTGTTGTACTTGTCGGAACACGCGGGCACCGACATCGAACAACAGGCGTTCGAACAAAACGGCACGCTGGATTTCATCGCCAAACACCAGCGCAATGTGGAAGCCGTCTTGTGTTGGCGCATTCGTGCGGTATTGCGTCAGCGCCAGCATCAGCAACCTGCCATCGGCACGGTTACTCCGTTGCATCCGGCCGATACGTTGCGCAGCGGCGCGCTGAGCATCGACACCCGCACCTGGGAAGTGTTCTGGCGTGGCACTCGTTTGATGAACCCGACCAACGCGCGTCGGCCCTTGGCGCCGACGCCGCGAAAAATTTTGCGCTTTCTGGTGGAAGCTGCGCCAAGTCCGTTATCGACCCGCCAGATCGTCGACAAACTCGATGCCGACCCGGAGCGGTTTTCCTACGCCAATTATCGCCAGCACATTCGCACGCTAAGACGCGCGTTCGACCAGGCCGAAGGCGAGCCAAACGCCTTCAGCGAACGCTGTCGGCAAGGTGAAGGCATCGTCACCTTTGGCGATGAGGAATCCTATTGCTGGAGGCCGTATGACTGA
- a CDS encoding sensor histidine kinase, translating into MTDKTSTTDRPFQPKLAIHFSWPSSFAALGLITYLFLATEPDIAAYYGLTGEIFVWQYKVAAMAVFALLLWWDAHRYGRDKRRHKRERERLRGEINQLWDSRKQLQRKAHAHAGQADKLKLFISDKLLEYIEYDEKFLHFKSIAAEVRHNGVISFDKVQGALEAAHAGLPEGDMARRMTGDALEQLRYLWDLLDLATADNIALHIANQMFEFEEQYYQRELNAEATATWALQPDFSPVRALQRALLPMLEKPTEFSERLQSDLPLQWSDDSQFHVHIEPTGNLLGNENHWVLMLENLLKNAQFFSGKRPYRHKHRRIAIALREQQGHAHLSVFNGGPPISADDQQRVFQLGYSTRRVKEHHGKGLGLFFVGEIVKGYEGQVRIRNIENTPARLSLRVTLKDGRVVTDMIETQMVDELPQVKLTDGTLNNERRWQLDHRAVEVEIAAQGRSEPHRLALGDSSGKTLWLDPENPGRPAWALQVQCRRRDTELVFTPLDVRGVAFDVAIPLAASRLDDDSSDLDLEPDLDRLNEPFRALEDFRDTGTEPFSSS; encoded by the coding sequence ATGACTGACAAGACTTCAACGACTGATCGTCCGTTTCAACCCAAATTAGCCATCCATTTCAGCTGGCCGAGCAGTTTTGCTGCGCTGGGGTTGATCACCTATTTGTTCCTCGCTACCGAACCGGATATCGCCGCCTATTACGGCCTGACGGGTGAGATTTTTGTGTGGCAATACAAAGTAGCCGCGATGGCTGTTTTCGCCTTGCTGTTGTGGTGGGATGCGCATCGCTACGGCCGCGATAAGCGACGACACAAACGCGAACGCGAACGGCTGCGCGGGGAAATCAATCAACTCTGGGACAGCCGCAAACAACTGCAACGCAAGGCCCACGCTCACGCCGGCCAGGCTGACAAACTCAAATTATTCATCAGCGACAAGCTGTTGGAATACATCGAATACGACGAAAAATTTTTGCACTTCAAAAGCATCGCCGCTGAGGTGCGCCACAACGGCGTGATCAGTTTCGACAAAGTTCAGGGCGCGCTCGAAGCGGCCCACGCCGGCTTGCCCGAAGGCGATATGGCGCGCCGTATGACGGGCGATGCGTTGGAGCAATTGCGTTATCTGTGGGACTTGCTGGACCTGGCAACGGCCGACAACATCGCGCTGCACATCGCCAACCAAATGTTCGAATTTGAAGAGCAATATTACCAGCGCGAACTCAACGCCGAGGCAACGGCAACCTGGGCCTTGCAGCCGGATTTCTCACCGGTACGGGCGCTGCAACGGGCGCTGTTACCGATGCTGGAAAAACCGACTGAATTTTCCGAACGACTGCAAAGCGACTTGCCGCTGCAATGGTCGGACGACAGCCAGTTTCATGTACACATCGAGCCAACCGGCAATTTGCTCGGCAACGAAAACCATTGGGTATTGATGTTGGAAAATCTATTGAAGAACGCTCAGTTTTTCAGTGGTAAACGCCCGTACCGGCACAAGCATCGCCGCATTGCCATTGCGCTGCGTGAGCAGCAAGGGCACGCGCACTTGAGTGTGTTTAATGGCGGCCCGCCGATCAGCGCTGACGATCAACAACGCGTGTTCCAATTGGGCTATTCCACGCGTCGTGTGAAAGAACATCACGGCAAAGGATTGGGTTTGTTTTTTGTCGGCGAAATCGTCAAAGGCTACGAAGGCCAGGTGCGCATTCGCAACATTGAAAACACGCCGGCGCGGTTGTCATTGCGGGTCACGTTGAAAGACGGCCGGGTCGTTACCGATATGATTGAAACTCAAATGGTCGATGAGTTACCGCAAGTCAAACTCACCGACGGCACGCTCAACAACGAACGCCGCTGGCAACTGGATCATCGGGCGGTGGAAGTGGAAATTGCCGCCCAAGGGCGTAGCGAGCCGCATCGGTTAGCGTTGGGAGACAGCAGCGGAAAAACGCTCTGGCTCGATCCGGAAAACCCCGGACGACCGGCCTGGGCGCTGCAAGTGCAGTGTCGGCGCCGCGACACCGAACTGGTGTTCACGCCGCTGGACGTGCGCGGCGTGGCCTTTGATGTAGCCATACCGCTGGCGGCGTCACGATTGGACGACGATTCGTCCGATCTCGATCTGGAGCCGGATCTCGACCGTCTGAATGAGCCTTTCCGAGCGCTGGAAGATTTTCGCGATACCGGCACGGAACCTTTCTCCTCGTCCTGA
- the nrdA gene encoding class 1a ribonucleoside-diphosphate reductase subunit alpha: MNTSQITVVKRGGNAEPLDLDKIHKVLNWAAEGLDDVSVSQVELKAQLQFHDGITTSDIHETLIKAAADLISAETPDYQYLAARLAIFHLRKRAYGEFQPPKLRAHVEAMVEAGRYDSHLFTDYSEADYEAMESFLRHERDLNFSYAAVKQLEGKYLVQNRVTGDVYESPQFLYVLIAASLFASYPKDQRLDIIQRFYEAASTFKLSLPTPLMSGVRTPTRQFSSCVLIESDDSLDSINATSAAIVRYVSQRAGIGINAGRIRAIGSPIRGGAAFHTGCIPFYKHFQTAVKCCSQGGVRGGAATLFYPLWHLEVESLLVLKNNRGVEENRVRQLDYGVQINRLLYTRLIKNQQITLFSPADVPGLYDAFFEDQEEFERLYAEYEQREDIRKKSIPAVELFSTLLQERASTGRIYIQNVDHCNTHGAFDPKLAPVRQSNLCMEITLPTKPLNDINDENGEIALCTLAAFNLGALESLDELEELSELIVRALDSLLDYQDYPVKAAELGSMKRRTLGIGVINYAYYLAKNGKKYSDGSALDLTHETFEAIQYYLLKASNKLAAEFGACPGFNETQYAAGRLPIDTYKKDLDKVCNTELKLDWEALRADIKRDGLRNSTLTALMPSETSSQIANATNGIEPPRGLVSVKTSKDGVMKQVVPEIATLKDQYELLWQQGSNQGYLNLVGVMQKFVDQSISANTNYDPARFTGGKVPMQQLINDLLTAYKLGVKTLYYHNTRDGAGAELEDDDCASGACKI, from the coding sequence GTGAACACTTCCCAAATCACAGTGGTCAAGCGCGGCGGAAACGCTGAACCACTGGACCTCGACAAGATCCACAAAGTACTGAACTGGGCCGCTGAAGGTCTGGACGATGTGTCCGTATCTCAGGTGGAACTGAAAGCCCAGTTGCAATTCCACGACGGCATCACCACCAGCGACATTCACGAAACCCTGATCAAGGCTGCGGCCGATCTGATCAGCGCTGAAACGCCCGACTACCAATATCTGGCCGCGCGCCTGGCAATCTTCCATCTGCGCAAGCGCGCCTATGGCGAATTCCAGCCACCCAAGCTGCGCGCCCATGTTGAAGCCATGGTCGAAGCCGGCCGTTACGACTCGCACCTGTTCACCGACTACTCCGAAGCCGACTACGAAGCGATGGAAAGCTTCCTGCGTCATGAGCGTGACCTGAATTTCTCCTACGCCGCTGTGAAACAGCTCGAAGGCAAATACCTGGTGCAGAACCGGGTAACCGGCGATGTTTATGAATCGCCCCAGTTTTTGTACGTGCTGATCGCCGCCAGCCTGTTCGCGTCTTATCCGAAAGATCAGCGCCTGGACATCATTCAGCGTTTTTACGAAGCCGCCTCCACCTTCAAACTGTCGCTGCCAACGCCGTTGATGTCGGGCGTGCGCACACCGACGCGTCAATTCAGTTCCTGCGTACTGATTGAAAGTGACGACAGCCTGGATTCGATCAACGCCACCTCGGCCGCCATTGTGCGTTACGTCAGCCAGCGCGCCGGTATCGGCATCAACGCCGGCCGCATTCGCGCCATCGGTTCACCGATTCGCGGCGGCGCGGCCTTCCACACCGGCTGCATTCCGTTCTACAAACATTTCCAGACTGCGGTGAAATGCTGCTCACAAGGCGGTGTTCGTGGCGGTGCCGCGACCTTGTTCTACCCGCTGTGGCACCTGGAAGTGGAAAGCCTGCTGGTGCTGAAAAACAACCGCGGTGTTGAAGAAAACCGCGTGCGCCAGCTCGACTACGGCGTGCAGATCAACCGTCTGCTGTACACCCGTCTGATCAAAAACCAACAGATCACCCTGTTCAGCCCGGCCGACGTGCCCGGCCTGTACGACGCCTTCTTTGAAGATCAGGAAGAGTTCGAACGTCTGTACGCCGAATACGAACAGCGCGAAGACATTCGCAAGAAATCGATTCCGGCAGTGGAACTGTTCTCCACTCTGCTGCAGGAACGTGCGTCCACCGGCCGCATCTATATTCAGAACGTTGACCACTGCAACACCCACGGCGCCTTCGATCCGAAACTGGCACCAGTACGCCAAAGCAATCTGTGCATGGAAATCACCCTGCCGACCAAACCGCTCAACGACATTAACGATGAGAACGGTGAAATCGCGCTGTGCACCCTGGCTGCGTTCAACCTGGGCGCGCTGGAATCGCTCGACGAACTGGAAGAATTATCCGAACTGATCGTGCGCGCACTCGACAGCCTGCTCGACTACCAGGATTACCCGGTCAAGGCCGCCGAACTGGGCTCCATGAAGCGCCGCACCTTGGGCATTGGCGTCATCAACTACGCCTACTACCTGGCTAAAAACGGCAAGAAATATTCCGACGGTTCCGCGCTGGATTTAACGCACGAAACTTTCGAAGCGATTCAATATTACCTGCTCAAAGCGTCGAACAAACTGGCCGCCGAATTCGGTGCCTGCCCGGGCTTCAACGAAACCCAATACGCCGCCGGCCGACTGCCAATCGACACTTACAAGAAAGACCTCGACAAGGTGTGCAACACCGAGTTGAAACTGGATTGGGAAGCGCTGCGCGCCGACATCAAACGCGACGGTCTGCGCAACTCTACGCTGACCGCGCTGATGCCGTCTGAAACGTCTTCACAGATTGCCAACGCCACCAACGGCATTGAGCCACCGCGTGGTCTGGTGTCGGTCAAGACGTCCAAAGACGGCGTTATGAAACAGGTCGTACCGGAAATTGCCACGTTGAAAGACCAGTACGAGCTGCTGTGGCAACAAGGCAGCAACCAGGGTTATCTGAACCTGGTCGGTGTGATGCAGAAGTTCGTCGACCAGTCGATTTCCGCCAACACCAATTACGACCCGGCCCGCTTCACCGGCGGCAAAGTACCGATGCAGCAATTGATCAACGATTTGCTGACCGCGTACAAGCTGGGCGTGAAAACCCTGTATTACCACAACACCCGAGACGGCGCTGGCGCCGAACTCGAGGACGACGATTGCGCATCCGGAGCGTGCAAAATCTAA
- the yfaE gene encoding class I ribonucleotide reductase maintenance protein YfaE, translating to MSQQRADNRSTRKVKLFPERDRTVLQQLEDQGHQIPYQCREGYCGACRMTLISGRVEEVGEPLAFCGANDILACSCKVVVDATVEFWD from the coding sequence GTGAGTCAGCAACGCGCTGATAACCGCAGCACGCGCAAGGTTAAATTGTTCCCCGAACGCGACCGAACCGTGCTGCAACAACTTGAAGATCAGGGCCATCAAATTCCCTATCAATGTCGCGAAGGCTATTGCGGTGCCTGCCGCATGACACTGATCAGTGGTCGTGTTGAAGAAGTTGGCGAGCCGCTCGCTTTTTGCGGCGCCAACGACATTCTGGCGTGCAGCTGCAAAGTGGTGGTGGATGCGACAGTGGAGTTTTGGGATTAA